The Bradyrhizobium ottawaense genome window below encodes:
- a CDS encoding xanthine dehydrogenase family protein molybdopterin-binding subunit, which yields MTAAAPSPKANMGQPVPRYDAAAKVTGRATYASDMPLDNPAYAFLVTSAIAKGRIDRFDLDEAKGVRGVIEIVTHENAPKLRESKLFSNGGYAGTTIQPLKSAEIAHDGQIIAVVVAESYEAAREAANRVKVSYTATAPSASFDSPGTTTAAAKGQNAQFKEDPAVGDFAKAFDAAEIKLTAAYDTPTQHHNPMELFSTSCAWMGDNLVIYEGSQFVYGLKHGVAEQLGIDADKVRVVNPYVGGGFGSRGSMTPRTAIIAGIAKRLGRPIKLVPTRDQGFTITTHRAETRQEIKLGANRDGKLLALRHVGAEVSSRADAYCVGGTKTTTRLYACPNVDSLVSIVRADRNTPGFMRSPPEVPYLFALESAMDELAVKLNMDPVELRRINDTTNEPIGGKPYTSRSLMACFDEAAKAFGWAQRSPQPKSMSDGDWLIGYGCAATCYPTQMGPSAARVRLQRDGRTRVEIAGHEIGTGAYTVIAQTAAERLGVPLEKVAVFMGDSDLPPAPVAGGSNSTASTCSAVMMVCDQIRQRLFKAAMPAQSLTDRAKETVGLGQTPATQAAKGDRPLDIEKAFDALGVGVVEEYGEWKPEGAPLDSFRAMHNGQVRLVGGHAMKDQIAYAFGAEFVEVRVNRFTHEIRCPRLVGAFAAGRIMNPRTARSQLMGGLIWGMSSALLEATEIDERNARYVNDNLADYLVPVNADVAGVEVILLSEQDDRINPVGVKGLGELANVGTNAAICNAIHHATGQRIRKLPVRLENIEV from the coding sequence ATGACCGCTGCAGCTCCCTCGCCCAAGGCGAATATGGGCCAGCCCGTGCCGCGCTATGATGCGGCTGCAAAGGTCACGGGGCGGGCGACCTACGCCTCCGACATGCCGCTGGATAATCCGGCCTATGCATTCCTGGTCACCAGTGCGATTGCCAAGGGCCGCATCGACCGTTTCGATCTCGATGAGGCCAAGGGTGTCCGCGGCGTAATCGAGATCGTCACCCACGAGAACGCCCCGAAGCTGAGGGAGTCGAAGCTTTTCAGCAATGGCGGCTATGCCGGAACGACGATCCAGCCGCTGAAGTCGGCCGAGATCGCCCATGACGGCCAGATTATCGCTGTCGTTGTCGCGGAGAGTTACGAGGCCGCGCGCGAGGCCGCCAATCGTGTCAAGGTCAGCTACACCGCCACCGCGCCCAGCGCGAGCTTCGATTCGCCGGGAACAACCACGGCTGCCGCAAAGGGCCAGAACGCGCAGTTCAAGGAAGACCCCGCGGTCGGCGATTTCGCCAAGGCATTCGATGCGGCCGAGATCAAGCTCACCGCCGCCTACGACACGCCGACGCAGCATCACAATCCGATGGAGCTGTTTTCGACGAGCTGCGCCTGGATGGGCGACAATCTCGTCATCTACGAAGGCAGTCAGTTCGTCTATGGCTTGAAGCACGGCGTCGCCGAGCAGCTCGGCATCGACGCCGACAAGGTGCGCGTGGTCAATCCCTATGTCGGCGGCGGCTTTGGTTCGCGCGGTTCGATGACGCCGCGGACCGCCATCATCGCCGGCATTGCCAAGCGCCTGGGCCGCCCGATCAAGCTGGTCCCGACCCGCGATCAGGGTTTCACCATTACGACCCACCGTGCCGAGACGCGCCAGGAGATCAAGCTTGGCGCAAACCGGGACGGCAAGCTGCTGGCTTTGAGGCATGTGGGCGCCGAGGTCTCCTCGCGCGCCGATGCCTATTGCGTCGGCGGCACCAAGACGACGACGCGGCTCTATGCCTGCCCGAACGTCGACAGCCTGGTGTCGATCGTGCGTGCCGACCGCAACACGCCGGGCTTCATGCGCTCGCCGCCGGAGGTGCCCTATCTGTTTGCGCTGGAGAGCGCGATGGACGAGCTCGCGGTTAAGCTGAACATGGATCCGGTCGAGCTTCGGCGCATCAACGACACTACCAACGAGCCGATCGGTGGCAAGCCCTACACCTCGCGCTCGCTGATGGCGTGCTTCGACGAGGCCGCCAAGGCCTTCGGCTGGGCGCAGCGCTCGCCGCAGCCGAAATCGATGTCGGACGGCGACTGGCTGATCGGCTATGGCTGTGCCGCGACCTGCTATCCGACGCAGATGGGGCCGTCGGCCGCGCGCGTGCGCCTGCAGCGCGACGGCCGGACCCGGGTCGAGATCGCCGGCCACGAGATCGGCACCGGTGCCTATACGGTCATCGCCCAGACCGCGGCCGAGCGCCTCGGCGTGCCCCTCGAGAAAGTTGCGGTCTTCATGGGTGACAGCGATCTGCCACCGGCGCCGGTTGCCGGCGGCTCGAACTCGACCGCGAGCACCTGCTCGGCGGTGATGATGGTGTGCGACCAGATTCGCCAGCGCCTGTTCAAGGCCGCGATGCCGGCTCAAAGCCTGACCGACCGGGCCAAGGAGACCGTGGGTCTCGGCCAGACACCGGCCACGCAGGCCGCGAAGGGCGATCGTCCACTCGACATCGAGAAGGCCTTCGATGCGCTCGGTGTCGGCGTCGTCGAGGAATATGGCGAGTGGAAGCCGGAAGGCGCGCCGCTGGATTCCTTCCGCGCCATGCACAACGGGCAGGTGCGGCTCGTCGGCGGTCATGCCATGAAAGACCAGATCGCCTACGCATTCGGCGCCGAGTTCGTCGAGGTCCGTGTCAATCGCTTCACCCACGAAATCCGCTGTCCTCGCCTCGTCGGTGCGTTTGCGGCGGGCAGGATCATGAATCCGCGCACGGCGCGCAGCCAGCTGATGGGCGGACTGATCTGGGGCATGTCGTCGGCACTGCTGGAGGCCACGGAAATCGACGAGCGCAATGCGCGCTACGTCAACGACAATCTTGCCGACTACCTCGTGCCCGTGAATGCGGACGTCGCCGGAGTCGAGGTCATTTTGCTCTCCGAGCAGGATGACCGCATCAATCCCGTCGGCGTGAAGGGCCTCGGCGAGCTCGCCAATGTCGGTACCAATGCCGCGATCTGCAACGCGATCCACCACGCCACCGGCCAGCGCATCCGCAAGCTCCCGGTCCGACTGGAAAATATCGAGGTGTGA
- a CDS encoding VOC family protein, with the protein MSKVVPCMWFNGDAEEAAKFYVSLVPNSAITHVQRNVSDGPSGKEGSVLVVEFTVAGQPLVALNGGMKMEYTHAISLMIHCDDQAQVDSVWNAFLAHGGKEEQCGWLRDRWGVAWQVVPKVMFEFLSSPDRAAAARAMQAMMKMVKLDVDVLRRAFEGKSAA; encoded by the coding sequence ATGTCCAAGGTCGTACCCTGCATGTGGTTCAACGGCGATGCCGAGGAAGCCGCGAAGTTCTATGTCTCGCTCGTGCCGAACTCGGCGATCACGCACGTTCAGCGCAATGTTTCGGACGGCCCCTCCGGCAAGGAAGGCTCCGTGCTCGTCGTCGAGTTCACGGTCGCCGGTCAGCCGCTGGTCGCGCTCAACGGCGGGATGAAGATGGAATATACCCATGCCATTTCGCTGATGATCCATTGTGATGATCAGGCCCAGGTCGACAGCGTCTGGAATGCGTTCCTCGCCCATGGCGGCAAGGAAGAGCAATGCGGCTGGCTCCGGGATCGCTGGGGCGTGGCCTGGCAGGTGGTGCCGAAGGTGATGTTCGAATTCCTGTCGAGCCCGGACAGGGCAGCGGCCGCGCGCGCGATGCAGGCGATGATGAAGATGGTGAAGCTGGATGTCGACGTGCTGCGCCGCGCGTTCGAGGGCAAGTCGGCGGCGTGA
- a CDS encoding FAD binding domain-containing protein, producing MRPFSYQRATDPDMAVQALSAAAAAASNPLTQATAQPLAGGTTLIDLMKLDVMRPAAIVDINPLAHAWSAIEPGSDSLRLGALAKMSDVAAHAEIQRNYPVIASSLKLAASAQLRNMATLGGNVMQRTRCSYFRDVSYENCNKRNPGSGCAAMDGVNRMHAVLGTSDQCIATYPGDFAQALIALDAVVEITGRAGTRTMPFAELHKAPGNSPDIETTLQPGELISAFSIRGRWPRSVYLKARDRQSYEFALSSAAIALDVQEGTIRDARVGLGGVATMPWRAREAEALLKGQKFDEALAQRVADAAFADARGRRHNSFKIALGKRVVARALQQAVTMEI from the coding sequence ATGCGACCTTTTTCGTATCAACGGGCAACAGACCCCGACATGGCCGTGCAGGCGCTGAGCGCTGCCGCGGCGGCAGCCAGCAATCCGTTGACCCAGGCGACAGCCCAGCCGCTTGCGGGCGGCACCACGCTGATCGATTTGATGAAGCTCGACGTGATGCGGCCCGCCGCGATCGTCGATATCAATCCGCTCGCGCACGCCTGGTCGGCGATCGAGCCCGGCAGCGACAGCTTGCGGCTCGGCGCGCTCGCAAAGATGTCCGATGTGGCCGCCCATGCCGAGATCCAACGCAATTATCCGGTGATCGCGAGTTCCCTGAAGCTCGCAGCCAGCGCCCAGTTGCGCAACATGGCAACGCTCGGCGGCAACGTGATGCAGCGGACGCGCTGCAGTTATTTCCGCGACGTCTCCTACGAGAATTGCAACAAGCGCAATCCCGGTTCCGGCTGTGCCGCCATGGACGGCGTCAACCGCATGCATGCCGTCCTCGGCACGTCAGATCAGTGCATTGCGACCTATCCCGGCGATTTCGCGCAGGCGTTGATCGCCCTCGATGCCGTGGTCGAGATCACGGGCAGGGCCGGCACGCGCACGATGCCGTTCGCAGAGCTGCACAAGGCGCCGGGGAACTCCCCCGACATCGAGACAACGCTTCAGCCCGGCGAGCTGATTTCGGCCTTTTCGATCCGGGGCCGCTGGCCTCGCTCGGTGTATCTCAAGGCGCGCGACCGGCAATCCTACGAGTTCGCACTGTCCTCGGCTGCGATCGCGCTCGACGTGCAAGAGGGCACGATCCGGGATGCGCGCGTCGGGCTCGGCGGCGTCGCCACCATGCCCTGGCGGGCGCGCGAGGCGGAGGCGCTGCTGAAGGGACAAAAGTTCGACGAAGCTCTGGCGCAACGCGTCGCTGATGCTGCTTTTGCAGACGCCCGCGGCCGCCGGCACAACAGCTTCAAGATCGCGCTCGGCAAGCGCGTGGTGGCGCGCGCGCTCCAGCAGGCCGTAACGATGGAGATCTGA
- a CDS encoding SlyX family protein, with amino-acid sequence MTNEIKTLSERIDTLETRLAYQDDTIETLNQTITAQWKQIDLLTRKIAELGERLQEAEANAPGPANEPPPHY; translated from the coding sequence GTGACGAATGAGATCAAGACGCTGAGCGAGCGCATCGACACACTGGAAACGCGCCTCGCCTACCAGGACGACACGATCGAGACGTTGAACCAGACCATCACCGCGCAGTGGAAGCAGATCGATCTGCTGACGCGGAAGATCGCAGAACTCGGCGAGCGGCTGCAGGAAGCCGAGGCCAATGCGCCTGGACCAGCCAACGAACCTCCGCCGCATTATTGA
- a CDS encoding FKBP-type peptidyl-prolyl cis-trans isomerase — translation MQRFQRALLTLMSALAITVIAGVSHFVSTTASAQTAGKTMTTASGLQIIDSTVGTGASPQPGQICVMHYTGWLYENGQKGKKFDSSVDRKEPFEFPIGKGRVIGGWDEGVASMKVGGKRTLIIPPQLGYGARGAGGVIPPNATLMFDVELLAVK, via the coding sequence ATGCAGCGTTTCCAGCGCGCGCTCCTCACCCTGATGTCGGCACTCGCGATCACGGTGATCGCAGGCGTGTCGCATTTCGTTTCCACCACGGCCTCGGCCCAGACCGCAGGAAAGACCATGACCACAGCTTCAGGCTTGCAGATCATCGACTCCACCGTCGGCACCGGTGCCTCGCCGCAGCCCGGCCAGATCTGCGTGATGCACTATACCGGCTGGCTCTATGAGAACGGCCAGAAGGGCAAGAAATTCGATAGCTCCGTCGATCGCAAGGAGCCGTTCGAATTCCCGATCGGCAAGGGCCGTGTCATCGGCGGCTGGGACGAGGGCGTCGCCTCGATGAAGGTCGGCGGCAAGCGCACGCTGATCATCCCGCCGCAGCTCGGCTACGGTGCCCGCGGCGCCGGCGGCGTGATCCCGCCGAACGCGACGCTGATGTTCGACGTGGAATTGCTCGCGGTGAAGTGA
- a CDS encoding VOC family protein: MPRMIFLNLPVTDLKRATAFYEAVGATRNPQFSDDTASCMVFSEAIYVMLATHDKFRQFTPKPIADARTSNQALFCLSADTRNEVDAIVGKAEAAGGVADPSPKDEYSFMYGRSFEDPDGHMWGVNWLDMAAVPPQPAMANA; this comes from the coding sequence ATGCCCAGGATGATTTTCCTCAATCTTCCCGTGACCGACCTCAAACGTGCGACCGCCTTCTATGAGGCGGTCGGCGCGACCCGGAACCCGCAATTCAGCGACGACACGGCGAGCTGCATGGTCTTTTCCGAGGCCATCTACGTGATGCTGGCGACCCACGACAAATTCCGCCAGTTCACGCCGAAGCCGATCGCAGATGCCAGGACCTCGAATCAGGCGCTGTTCTGCCTGTCCGCCGACACCCGCAACGAGGTCGACGCGATTGTCGGCAAGGCAGAGGCGGCAGGCGGGGTGGCCGATCCCAGCCCGAAGGACGAATACAGCTTCATGTACGGCCGCAGCTTCGAGGATCCGGATGGCCACATGTGGGGTGTGAACTGGCTGGACATGGCGGCTGTCCCTCCGCAGCCCGCTATGGCGAATGCCTGA
- a CDS encoding CsbD family protein, with protein MGSTTDKIKGNANEAIGKAKQGIGEATGSERMKGEGVVQEVKGKGQQAMGDAKDAAKDAIDRAAAGAKRATE; from the coding sequence ATGGGTAGCACGACCGACAAGATCAAGGGTAACGCCAACGAGGCGATCGGCAAGGCCAAGCAGGGCATCGGTGAAGCCACCGGTTCCGAACGCATGAAGGGCGAAGGCGTGGTCCAGGAAGTGAAGGGCAAGGGCCAGCAGGCCATGGGCGATGCCAAGGACGCCGCAAAGGACGCGATCGATCGCGCAGCGGCAGGAGCAAAGCGCGCGACGGAATGA
- a CDS encoding FecR family protein, whose translation MNFRFWLFPILSSAALCAAPAAQAQTRVGEAVVIQNEVVRVAAATTPISVGDSMLRDETVRTGSDSAARFVMADSTNLSLGPGATLKLDRTVFNDEHSYRDVAIRMTTGAFRFVTGHSEKTAYKITTPLATIGVRGTTLDILSQRGRSVVVLQDGAASVCTTSSQCVQLTQPGDTAIITSTGGKVSITKTNTPPWTFAANCAASAGLCAVNQYAGASPTITPAVQDDGMLCGR comes from the coding sequence ATGAATTTCCGTTTCTGGCTTTTCCCTATCCTGTCGTCGGCCGCATTGTGCGCGGCGCCTGCTGCGCAGGCGCAGACGCGCGTCGGCGAAGCGGTGGTGATCCAGAACGAAGTGGTGCGCGTGGCCGCGGCCACCACGCCGATCAGTGTCGGCGACAGCATGCTGCGCGACGAGACCGTGCGCACCGGCTCCGACAGTGCCGCGCGCTTCGTGATGGCCGACAGCACCAATTTGTCGCTCGGCCCCGGCGCCACGCTCAAGCTCGACCGCACCGTCTTCAACGACGAGCACAGCTATCGCGACGTCGCGATCCGCATGACCACCGGCGCATTCCGTTTCGTCACCGGCCATTCCGAGAAGACCGCCTACAAGATCACGACGCCGCTTGCGACCATCGGTGTGCGCGGCACCACGCTCGACATCCTCTCGCAGCGCGGTCGCTCCGTCGTGGTGCTTCAGGACGGCGCGGCCAGCGTCTGCACGACGAGCTCACAATGCGTGCAGCTCACCCAGCCGGGCGACACCGCCATCATCACATCGACCGGCGGCAAGGTCTCGATCACCAAGACCAACACGCCGCCCTGGACCTTCGCCGCCAACTGCGCCGCAAGTGCCGGCCTGTGCGCGGTGAACCAATATGCCGGCGCCTCGCCGACCATCACGCCGGCCGTCCAGGACGACGGCATGCTGTGCGGGCGCTGA
- a CDS encoding cupin domain-containing protein — translation MTGHDHSHSHHDHDHDDRWKHDGVRVIPGNQLDTNVPSTAGMDRAAAINFARVGAQKLWAGTVSIKPDAKTGAHHHGHLESVIYVVKGKARMRWGESLQFTAEAGPGDFIFVPPYVPHQEINASPDEVLECVLVRSDGEAVAINLDIEPVEKPETVLWVDPIHRDPNEKK, via the coding sequence ATGACCGGCCATGACCATTCGCATTCCCACCATGACCACGATCACGACGATCGCTGGAAACATGACGGCGTGCGCGTCATTCCCGGCAACCAGCTCGATACCAACGTGCCGTCGACGGCGGGCATGGACCGCGCGGCCGCGATCAATTTCGCGCGCGTCGGCGCCCAGAAATTGTGGGCCGGCACCGTCAGCATCAAGCCGGATGCCAAGACCGGCGCACACCATCACGGCCATCTCGAAAGCGTCATCTACGTGGTGAAGGGCAAGGCGCGGATGCGCTGGGGCGAGAGCCTGCAATTCACCGCAGAGGCCGGCCCCGGCGATTTCATCTTCGTCCCGCCTTACGTGCCGCACCAGGAGATCAACGCCAGCCCCGACGAGGTGCTGGAATGCGTGCTGGTGCGCAGCGACGGCGAGGCAGTGGCGATCAACCTCGACATCGAGCCGGTCGAGAAGCCCGAGACAGTGCTGTGGGTCGACCCCATCCACCGGGATCCGAACGAGAAGAAGTAA
- a CDS encoding rhodanese-related sulfurtransferase — protein MSDPDSIKVAAFYQFAALPDYRELREPLRAFCAGLKLKGSVLLAHEGINGTLAGAPEAIDVLAHELAHGDMFGGRLNNLELKFSAAEAMPFGRLKVRLKKEIVTLGDEAADPTRQVGTYVDASEWNALISAPDTLLLDTRNAFEVAMGTFEGAVDPGIRSFGQFKDFAAVGLDPAKHRRIAMFCTGGIRCEKASAHLLARGFAEVYHLKGGILKYLEEVPEAQSRWRGECFVFDERVALGHGLQESGLQESGLRERDKGHGRDE, from the coding sequence ATGTCTGATCCGGATTCGATCAAGGTCGCCGCCTTCTACCAATTCGCCGCACTCCCGGATTACCGCGAGCTGCGCGAACCCCTGCGCGCGTTCTGCGCCGGCCTTAAGCTGAAGGGCAGCGTGCTGCTGGCGCATGAGGGCATCAACGGCACGCTCGCCGGTGCGCCGGAGGCAATCGACGTCCTTGCCCACGAGCTCGCTCACGGCGACATGTTCGGCGGCAGGCTGAACAATCTCGAATTGAAATTCTCGGCCGCCGAAGCGATGCCGTTCGGGCGGCTCAAGGTGCGGCTGAAGAAGGAGATCGTCACGCTTGGCGATGAGGCTGCCGATCCGACCCGCCAGGTCGGCACCTATGTCGATGCGAGCGAATGGAACGCGCTGATCTCCGCGCCCGACACGCTGCTGCTCGACACCCGCAACGCCTTCGAGGTGGCGATGGGAACGTTCGAAGGCGCCGTCGATCCCGGCATCAGGAGCTTCGGCCAGTTCAAGGACTTTGCCGCCGTCGGGCTCGATCCGGCAAAGCACCGCAGGATCGCGATGTTCTGCACCGGCGGCATCCGCTGCGAAAAGGCGAGCGCGCATCTGCTCGCGCGCGGCTTTGCCGAGGTCTATCACCTCAAGGGCGGCATTCTCAAATATCTGGAAGAGGTGCCGGAGGCGCAGAGCCGCTGGCGCGGCGAATGCTTCGTGTTCGATGAGCGCGTCGCGCTCGGCCATGGCTTGCAAGAATCCGGCTTGCAAGAATCCGGTTTGCGCGAACGGGACAAGGGACACGGCCGTGACGAATGA
- a CDS encoding (2Fe-2S)-binding protein, producing the protein MSDTSSSKQSAFDRRAFMAGAAGSALVPITARAATEEAKAPAAQDPSLPVDVTLRVNGKDKRLRIDARTTVLDALRDHLKLTGSKKGCDHGQCGACTVLIDDRRVVSCLTLALAAEGQEITTIEGLATDDRLHPMQQAFVDNDAFQCGYCTPGQIMSAVACVKEGHAGSEADIREYMSGNICRCAAYPNIVAAVKQAAPEIMKG; encoded by the coding sequence ATGTCCGACACATCAAGTTCCAAACAATCAGCATTCGATCGGCGCGCCTTCATGGCCGGCGCGGCTGGCAGTGCGCTCGTCCCGATCACCGCGCGCGCGGCCACAGAGGAAGCCAAAGCCCCAGCTGCACAGGACCCCTCACTTCCCGTCGACGTCACGCTGCGGGTCAACGGCAAGGACAAGCGCCTGCGCATCGACGCGCGCACCACGGTGCTCGATGCGCTGCGCGACCACCTCAAGCTCACCGGCAGCAAGAAAGGCTGCGACCACGGCCAGTGCGGCGCCTGCACGGTGCTGATCGACGATCGGCGGGTGGTGTCGTGCCTGACGCTCGCGCTCGCGGCGGAAGGGCAGGAGATCACGACGATCGAGGGGCTGGCGACCGACGATCGCCTGCACCCGATGCAACAGGCTTTCGTCGACAACGATGCGTTCCAGTGCGGCTATTGCACGCCTGGCCAGATCATGTCCGCCGTGGCTTGCGTCAAGGAGGGACATGCCGGGAGCGAAGCCGACATCCGCGAATACATGAGCGGCAACATCTGCCGTTGCGCGGCCTATCCCAACATCGTCGCGGCCGTGAAGCAGGCCGCGCCCGAGATCATGAAAGGCTAG
- the ggt gene encoding gamma-glutamyltransferase: MRNFHFPGRSTVHATNAMVATSHPQASLAAIEVLREGGTAVDAAVAGSALLGVIEPQSTGIGGDCFALIQPRGEGKIIAYNGSGRAPKAANVDWYLERKINSVPLTSAHAVSIPGVVDAFATVLRDHGKFGFDRLLQPAIKAAEEGYVVAPRIAFDWKNQFEKLKGGTNTVRYLLPGGKPPVAGDVIRQAELGKTLRAIAKDGRDAFYKGPIAEDMVETLRGIGGLHTLDDFAAHTTETTTPIGTVYKGYDVWQCPPNGPGLTMLLMLNILSRFDLTKYAPLSIERFHLEAEAARIAYMHRELHVADPDHMQVEVARILAKEFCDEHIAKIRMDGMLDLPNVAPPMNPSTIYITVVDKDRNVCSFINSIAHSFGSAIVSNKTGVLFQNRAGGFRIQPGHPNCIAGGKRPLHTIMPSLLTKGGRSVMPFAVMGGQYQPVGQTRVVTNILDYGCDVQEAIDMPRGLHYEGQYQLEDSVPTDIVEGLKKLGHKTTSVVGPLGGAQAIWIDWEKGTLTGGSDPRKDGCALGY, translated from the coding sequence ATGAGAAACTTTCATTTCCCAGGCAGGTCCACGGTCCACGCCACCAACGCGATGGTGGCGACCTCGCATCCGCAGGCCTCGCTCGCCGCGATCGAGGTGTTGCGCGAAGGGGGCACCGCGGTGGACGCGGCGGTAGCGGGTTCGGCCCTGCTTGGCGTGATCGAGCCGCAATCGACCGGCATCGGCGGCGACTGCTTTGCGCTGATCCAGCCGCGCGGCGAGGGCAAGATCATCGCCTATAACGGCTCCGGCCGTGCCCCGAAGGCGGCGAACGTCGACTGGTACCTGGAGCGCAAGATCAATTCGGTGCCGCTGACCTCGGCGCATGCGGTCTCGATCCCCGGCGTGGTCGATGCCTTCGCGACCGTCTTGCGCGACCATGGCAAGTTCGGCTTCGACCGGCTGCTCCAGCCCGCGATCAAGGCGGCCGAGGAAGGCTACGTCGTCGCACCCCGCATCGCCTTCGACTGGAAGAACCAGTTCGAGAAGCTGAAGGGCGGTACCAACACAGTGCGTTACCTGTTGCCGGGCGGTAAGCCGCCGGTGGCCGGCGACGTCATCCGCCAGGCCGAGCTCGGCAAGACCCTGCGCGCGATCGCCAAGGACGGCCGCGACGCCTTCTACAAGGGCCCGATTGCCGAAGACATGGTCGAGACCCTCAGGGGCATCGGCGGCTTGCACACGCTCGACGATTTCGCCGCGCACACCACCGAGACGACGACGCCGATCGGCACCGTGTACAAGGGCTACGACGTCTGGCAGTGCCCGCCGAACGGACCCGGCCTCACCATGCTGCTGATGCTGAACATCCTGTCGCGGTTCGACCTGACGAAATACGCGCCGCTCAGCATCGAGCGTTTCCATCTCGAAGCTGAGGCCGCGCGCATCGCGTACATGCACCGCGAGCTGCACGTTGCCGATCCCGACCACATGCAGGTCGAGGTCGCCAGGATCCTCGCCAAGGAATTCTGCGACGAGCACATCGCCAAGATCCGCATGGACGGCATGCTCGACCTGCCGAACGTCGCACCGCCGATGAATCCGTCGACGATCTACATCACCGTCGTGGACAAGGACCGCAACGTCTGCTCGTTCATCAATTCGATCGCGCATTCCTTCGGCTCGGCGATCGTCTCGAACAAGACCGGCGTCCTGTTCCAGAACCGCGCCGGCGGCTTCCGCATCCAGCCCGGCCATCCCAACTGCATCGCCGGCGGCAAGCGGCCGCTGCACACGATCATGCCGAGCCTGCTCACCAAGGGCGGCCGCTCCGTGATGCCGTTCGCGGTGATGGGCGGGCAGTACCAGCCGGTCGGCCAGACCCGCGTCGTGACCAACATCCTCGACTATGGCTGCGATGTGCAGGAGGCGATCGACATGCCGCGCGGCCTGCACTACGAGGGCCAGTATCAGCTCGAGGACAGCGTGCCGACTGACATCGTCGAGGGCCTGAAGAAGCTCGGCCACAAGACCACCAGTGTGGTCGGCCCGCTCGGTGGTGCGCAGGCGATCTGGATCGACTGGGAGAAGGGCACGCTCACCGGCGGCTCCGATCCGCGCAAGGACGGCTGCGCGCTCGGCTATTGA